One genomic window of Magnolia sinica isolate HGM2019 chromosome 3, MsV1, whole genome shotgun sequence includes the following:
- the LOC131239306 gene encoding protein MHF1 homolog, with amino-acid sequence MCHHNLLNGEELTFESTTIHVFPAPFAYSRSEKEALEMKGGAESDFEREDDDERKEILKDRFRLSLISIAESEAKKYGMEISAPVMTCISDLTFKFTEQLAKDLELFARHANRKSVNVEDVILSAHRNEHVATSLRSFADEMKGKEPQNDKKRKKSSKKKETVIPDQVDIS; translated from the exons ATGTGTCACCACAATCTTCTAAATGGTGAAGAACTAACATTTGAGTCTACAACCATCCATGTATTTCCCGCCCCTTTTGCATACTCCCGCTCAGAGAAAGAAGCCCTAGAAATGAAAGGAGGGGCAGAAAGCGATTTTGAAAGAGAAGACGATGATGAAAGAAAGGAGATTCTCAAAGATCGGTTtcgtctctctctcatttctattgCCGAATCCGAAG cTAAAAAGTACGGTATGGAGATATCTGCACCAGTCATGACATGCATTTCTGACCTTACTTTCAAATTCACAg AGCAGTTGGCGAAGGACCTAGAGCTATTTGCACGGCACGCCAATCGCAAGTCTGTGAACGTGGAAGACGTCATACTTTCTG CTCATAGGAATGAACATGTTGCTACATCGTTAAGGTCCTTTGCtgatgaaatgaagggaaaagagCCTCAAAATGACAAGAAACGAAAgaagtcttcaaaaaaaaaagaaacagttATTCCTGATCAAGTTGACATCTCCTGA
- the LOC131239305 gene encoding uncharacterized protein LOC131239305 codes for MSRAIGQMGLFSKRLILLLVLYLCADKGEAMGYGKPATCESLECPAYEVVDQQKEFEVRSYKNAVWMSTSLINATSYKEAAGMGFNMLFAYIQGKNNQGLKINMTAPVRVDILPSTGPLYNSSFTVHFYVPQNYQNDPPLAENVHPEGWPKQHYAAVRRFGGFLNDSSILIQASSLKKSLQGTPWESVVVTSDGGPSIYTVAGYNSPFESENRVNEVMLLFDKF; via the exons ATGTCTCGAGCCATCGGCCAAAtgggcttgttttcaaaacggtTGATTCTTTTGCTGGTCTTGTATTTGTGTGCTGACAAGGGCGAAGCTATGGGGTACGGAAAGCCAGCCACCTGCGAGTCTCTTGAGTGCCCTGCGTATGAGGTGGTAGACCAGCAAAAGGAGTTTGAGGTACGGAGCTAcaagaatgctgtgtggatgtCTACTTCCCTTATTAACGCTACTTCCTACAAAGAGGCAGCTGGGATGGGTTTTAATAt GCTCTTTGCATACATTCAAGGGAAGAACAATCAAGGGCTGAAAATCAACATGACCGCACCTGTTCGAGTGGACATTCTTCCTTCGACTGGCCCACTCTATAATTCATCTTTCACTGTACATTTCTACGTGCCTCAAAATTACCAAAATGACCCACCTCTTGCTGAAAACGTGCACCCAGAAGGGTGGCCCAAACAGCATTATGCAGCCGTTAGGCGATTCGGAGGTTTCCTCAACGATTCGAGCATACTCATTCAAGCTTCCTCGTTGAAGAAGAGCCTCCAAGGCACACCCTGGGAATCCGTCGTTGTAACTAGTGACGGTGGGCCATCGATCTACACCGTTGCTGGCTACAATTCTCCATTTGAATCTGAGAATCGTGTCAATGAAGTGATGTTGCTGTTTGATAAGTTCTGA